The following proteins are co-located in the Dehalococcoidia bacterium genome:
- a CDS encoding methylmalonyl-CoA mutase family protein, with protein MSDEVTTDSGIPLKRIYRPEDVASLDYDVHLGDSGSYPYTRGIHPEMFRRRPWIMRVLAGEGTPRQTNVRLRKLLAAGQTGIDVIGDSPTMSWLDSDHPLAAASVGTQGVPLCCLDDYRELLEGIPLDAVSLSWSAPAPFVVAALTCLAEERGTPTDAVRGSTIVVPLYCEDCSYATGHPVEMRMRLAVDAIEFSAQRLPNFHAFVEDAYYISEVGLNAVEELALALVEARAIIRALLSRGVPIDSFGHRIAFLLTARMDFFEEIAKYRALRRIWARMMRDEFGAQDPRSWRLTITVHTSGISLTASQLPNNIVRGAYEALAAVLGGCQAVEVCAFDEPFRVPTLEAATVALRTLQIIAYETGVTRVADPLGGSYYVETLTNELEERVLALVRDIEAKGDVLELARTGYFASVFHRAISRRHEALRTGIKKVVGVNVLVMPPEEDTLLRDLAETRFEVAQEQIEKVRELRRRRDQAKVRAALAHVASTAREPSANLVFPIMEALKVGATMGEIAGAVRTAYQAPYSPLEERLLAL; from the coding sequence ATGTCTGATGAGGTGACTACGGACTCTGGCATTCCCCTCAAGCGCATATACAGACCGGAGGATGTGGCGTCCCTGGATTACGATGTTCACTTGGGTGACAGCGGCAGTTATCCCTACACCCGCGGCATTCATCCCGAGATGTTTCGCCGCCGGCCTTGGATCATGCGCGTGCTGGCTGGAGAGGGGACGCCGCGGCAGACCAATGTGCGTCTGCGCAAACTCCTGGCGGCGGGGCAGACGGGCATCGACGTCATCGGCGATAGCCCCACCATGAGCTGGCTGGACTCCGACCATCCCCTGGCCGCTGCCAGCGTGGGGACGCAGGGCGTGCCCCTCTGCTGCCTGGACGATTACCGCGAGCTGCTGGAGGGGATACCTCTGGACGCTGTCTCCCTCTCCTGGTCGGCGCCCGCTCCCTTCGTGGTGGCGGCCCTGACCTGCCTGGCGGAGGAGAGGGGGACGCCTACCGATGCTGTGCGGGGCTCTACCATCGTGGTGCCCCTCTACTGTGAGGACTGCTCCTATGCCACCGGCCACCCTGTGGAGATGAGGATGCGCCTGGCGGTGGACGCCATCGAGTTCTCAGCCCAGCGACTGCCCAACTTCCATGCCTTCGTGGAGGACGCCTATTACATAAGCGAGGTGGGGCTGAACGCTGTGGAGGAGCTGGCCCTAGCGCTGGTGGAGGCCCGAGCCATCATACGGGCCCTCCTATCAAGAGGGGTGCCCATCGACAGCTTTGGGCATCGCATAGCCTTCCTCCTGACGGCGCGCATGGACTTCTTCGAGGAGATCGCCAAGTACCGTGCCCTGCGCCGCATCTGGGCCCGCATGATGCGAGACGAGTTCGGTGCCCAGGACCCCCGGTCGTGGCGCCTGACCATAACGGTGCACACCTCGGGCATATCCCTCACAGCCAGCCAGCTCCCCAACAACATCGTGCGGGGCGCCTATGAGGCCCTGGCGGCCGTGCTGGGTGGCTGCCAGGCGGTGGAGGTATGCGCCTTCGATGAGCCCTTCCGCGTCCCCACCTTGGAGGCGGCCACCGTGGCCCTCAGGACCCTCCAGATCATCGCCTACGAGACGGGGGTGACGCGAGTGGCAGACCCCTTGGGGGGGTCGTACTACGTGGAAACCCTTACTAACGAACTGGAGGAGCGGGTGCTAGCGCTGGTGAGAGACATTGAGGCCAAGGGGGACGTGCTGGAGCTGGCCCGGACGGGCTACTTCGCCAGCGTATTCCACAGGGCCATTTCTCGCCGCCATGAGGCCCTCCGGACCGGCATTAAGAAGGTGGTGGGTGTGAACGTCCTGGTGATGCCTCCCGAGGAGGATACCTTGTTGCGCGACCTGGCGGAGACGAGGTTCGAGGTGGCGCAGGAACAGATAGAGAAGGTGCGGGAGCTACGCCGTCGACGCGACCAGGCGAAGGTGCGCGCCGCCCTGGCCCATG
- the cofE gene encoding coenzyme F420-0:L-glutamate ligase encodes MAPEVRIIGIAGMGEIREGDDLGLLIAQAAHAQGTELQDGDVVVVTQKVVSKAEGRVVALAQVEPSPEARQLAARLDKDPRLVELVLRESRRIVRAERGVLITETRHGFVCANAGIDTSNVAGEGYVSLLPLDPDASAETIRRRLREVAGVEVAVIISDTFGRPWREGHVNVAVGVAGMSPFQNYVGQTDPYGYVLRVTNMAVADELAAAAELVMGKLERVPVALIRGFRYLPGPGRATDMVRPAERDLFR; translated from the coding sequence ATGGCTCCCGAAGTGCGCATCATCGGCATCGCCGGTATGGGGGAGATAAGGGAGGGGGACGACTTGGGCCTTCTCATCGCCCAGGCCGCCCATGCCCAGGGGACAGAGCTTCAGGACGGGGACGTAGTGGTGGTGACCCAGAAGGTGGTCTCCAAGGCCGAGGGTCGGGTGGTGGCCTTGGCCCAGGTGGAGCCATCGCCTGAGGCGCGCCAGCTGGCCGCTCGCCTGGACAAGGACCCTCGGTTGGTGGAGCTGGTGTTGCGGGAGAGCCGGCGTATCGTGCGGGCGGAGCGGGGCGTCCTCATCACCGAGACGAGGCATGGGTTCGTATGCGCCAATGCTGGCATCGATACCTCCAACGTGGCCGGCGAGGGGTATGTCTCCCTCCTGCCCTTGGACCCTGACGCCTCGGCGGAGACCATCCGCCGTCGCCTCCGGGAGGTGGCAGGGGTAGAGGTGGCGGTCATCATAAGTGACACCTTCGGCCGTCCCTGGCGGGAGGGGCATGTCAACGTGGCCGTGGGGGTGGCCGGCATGTCACCGTTCCAAAACTACGTGGGGCAGACGGACCCCTATGGATATGTGCTGCGGGTGACCAACATGGCCGTGGCGGATGAGCTGGCAGCGGCTGCTGAGCTGGTGATGGGTAAGCTGGAGAGGGTGCCGGTGGCCCTTATCCGTGGCTTTCGCTACCTCCCGGGCCCCGGCCGGGCTACTGACATGGTGCGCCCGGCCGAGCGCGACCTCTTCCGCTAA
- the npdG gene encoding NADPH-dependent F420 reductase, with product MAVIAFIGGTGPEGLGLAMRFAKAGEEVIIGSRSEERALQAAETVREKVPQAKVRGLLNAEAAREGEIVFITVPYEGHRDTVASLASLLEDKIVVDVVVPLEFSKRGVRAIDVPEGSAAQQAQKLLPKSRVVSGFHHLDAHLLQTVEKPMQGDILICSDDRSAKRQVMELAEKIEYVRAVDAGILANSRYLEEWTALLLNLNRIYKARTGVRIVGI from the coding sequence ATGGCCGTCATCGCTTTCATAGGAGGGACGGGACCCGAGGGTTTGGGGCTGGCTATGCGCTTTGCCAAGGCCGGGGAGGAGGTGATCATCGGCTCCCGCTCCGAGGAAAGGGCTCTGCAGGCGGCGGAGACGGTGCGGGAGAAGGTCCCTCAGGCCAAGGTGCGTGGCCTCCTCAACGCTGAGGCGGCAAGGGAGGGGGAGATAGTGTTCATCACGGTGCCATATGAGGGACACCGGGACACGGTAGCATCCCTGGCCTCCCTCCTGGAGGACAAGATAGTGGTGGATGTAGTGGTTCCTTTGGAGTTCAGCAAGAGAGGGGTGCGGGCCATAGATGTGCCTGAAGGTTCGGCGGCTCAGCAGGCCCAGAAGCTTTTGCCCAAATCGCGGGTGGTGAGCGGCTTCCATCACCTGGATGCCCACCTCCTTCAGACGGTGGAGAAGCCCATGCAAGGGGATATCCTCATCTGTTCCGACGACCGCTCGGCCAAGAGGCAGGTGATGGAGCTGGCGGAGAAGATCGAGTATGTGAGGGCCGTAGATGCTGGCATCCTGGCCAACTCCCGCTACTTGGAGGAGTGGACAGCTCTCTTGCTGAACCTCAACCGCATCTATAAGGCCCGCACGGGCGTGCGCATCGTAGGCATCTAA
- a CDS encoding APC family permease, giving the protein MSTSQRRDRGPSFVRVRRPGVREEPQEPKAPPAPPSEVHTRIVVPRQERGALSPEADIEVREVRYGTTSRTPYLRIVPRRQMLTKVGPRHLAATPLGSLPRDALGRYWAGLRRVLIGSPFATSQAIHERLSKIKALAVFSSDALSSSAYATEEILIVLAAAGAGAMRLSLPIAAAIVALMAVVVTSYRQTIKAYPQGGGAYRVAKENLGKLPGLVAAAALLVDYTLTVAVSVAAGVAAITSAVPGLLTWRVPMSVAVVVLFAWGHLRGVRESGTIFSIPTYFFILSMGGVVAMGLAKVALGMAPGTLWEAAPLREPVTAHEALGVLLVLRAFSSGSTALTGIEAMADGVPAFKPPEAENARTTAAWMGVILAYLFFGITFLASRYGLVPREEDTLVSQLGREVLGDNPLYYIYQAATATVLFMAANTSFADFPRVSAILAGDGHMPRQFTFKGDRLAFTNGIVALAVAASLLLVVFDARVTRLIPLYAVGVFVSFTLSQTGMVRRWWRLREPGWRFSMLINGVGAATTGVVAVIVVVSKLVHGAWISLLLMGILIVLFQLIRRHYQWFEEQVKVTDEEVAALGAPASVPLSPGGVVRHFVIPVEDINRVALAAVRLAREWGGRITAVHVTDQPEEAQRLRQRWERLLPDIPLVIIESPYRAFVTPMLACLEYMCRDGGQVVVLLPRLRIRHWWEGLLHNQTALRLRPYLEKQLRVQVVEVPVSLGEARR; this is encoded by the coding sequence ATGTCCACGTCGCAGCGGAGGGATCGCGGCCCTTCCTTCGTTCGGGTGAGAAGACCGGGCGTTAGGGAGGAGCCCCAGGAGCCCAAGGCGCCGCCGGCGCCACCATCTGAGGTCCACACGCGGATAGTGGTGCCTCGTCAGGAGAGAGGGGCATTGAGCCCGGAGGCGGACATCGAGGTGCGAGAGGTCCGCTATGGCACCACCTCCCGCACGCCCTACCTTCGCATCGTGCCCCGCCGCCAGATGCTCACCAAGGTAGGTCCTCGCCACTTGGCGGCCACTCCCCTAGGGAGCCTGCCCAGGGACGCCCTGGGCCGATACTGGGCAGGCCTAAGGCGGGTCCTCATCGGCAGCCCCTTCGCCACCTCCCAGGCCATCCACGAGCGGCTGAGCAAGATAAAGGCCCTGGCCGTCTTCTCGTCCGATGCACTCTCCAGCTCGGCATATGCCACGGAGGAGATCCTCATCGTCTTGGCGGCAGCGGGGGCGGGCGCCATGCGTTTGTCCCTGCCCATCGCCGCCGCCATCGTGGCCCTTATGGCCGTAGTGGTTACATCGTACCGTCAGACCATCAAAGCCTATCCCCAGGGTGGTGGAGCTTACAGAGTAGCGAAGGAGAACCTGGGGAAGTTGCCAGGCCTGGTGGCGGCGGCCGCCCTCCTGGTGGACTATACCCTGACGGTGGCGGTGAGCGTGGCGGCGGGGGTGGCGGCCATCACCTCGGCTGTCCCTGGCCTTCTGACGTGGCGCGTGCCCATGTCCGTGGCTGTGGTGGTCCTTTTCGCCTGGGGCCATCTGCGGGGCGTAAGGGAATCGGGGACCATCTTCTCTATTCCCACCTATTTCTTCATCTTGTCCATGGGTGGTGTGGTGGCTATGGGGCTGGCGAAGGTGGCCCTGGGCATGGCACCTGGCACCCTATGGGAGGCGGCGCCCCTACGGGAGCCCGTTACGGCTCATGAAGCGCTGGGGGTGCTACTTGTGCTAAGGGCCTTCTCCTCGGGCAGCACCGCCCTCACAGGCATTGAGGCCATGGCCGATGGCGTGCCGGCGTTCAAGCCGCCCGAGGCCGAGAATGCCCGTACCACCGCGGCGTGGATGGGTGTGATCCTGGCCTATCTTTTCTTTGGCATCACTTTCCTGGCCAGCCGCTACGGCCTGGTGCCTCGCGAGGAGGATACGCTGGTATCCCAGCTGGGGCGAGAGGTTTTGGGGGATAACCCCCTGTACTACATTTACCAGGCGGCCACGGCCACGGTGTTGTTCATGGCCGCCAACACCTCCTTCGCCGACTTCCCCCGTGTCTCGGCCATACTGGCCGGCGATGGCCACATGCCACGTCAGTTCACCTTCAAGGGGGACCGTCTGGCCTTCACCAACGGCATCGTAGCCCTGGCCGTTGCGGCGTCCCTGTTGCTGGTGGTCTTCGATGCGCGCGTCACCCGCCTCATCCCCCTCTATGCTGTGGGCGTCTTTGTGTCCTTCACCCTTTCCCAGACGGGGATGGTGCGCAGGTGGTGGCGGCTGCGGGAACCAGGCTGGCGCTTCAGTATGCTCATAAATGGGGTGGGAGCGGCTACCACGGGCGTGGTGGCGGTCATCGTGGTGGTCTCCAAGCTTGTTCATGGGGCGTGGATCAGCTTGCTCCTCATGGGGATCCTCATCGTCCTCTTCCAGCTCATCCGGCGTCATTATCAGTGGTTTGAGGAGCAGGTGAAGGTTACGGACGAGGAGGTGGCGGCCCTAGGGGCCCCTGCCAGCGTGCCCCTCTCGCCTGGGGGTGTGGTGCGACACTTCGTCATCCCTGTGGAAGATATAAACCGGGTGGCCCTGGCGGCGGTGCGCTTGGCCAGGGAGTGGGGAGGGCGGATCACCGCTGTCCACGTCACCGACCAGCCCGAGGAGGCCCAGCGCCTGCGCCAGCGGTGGGAGAGGCTGCTACCTGATATCCCTCTAGTCATCATCGAGTCCCCCTATAGGGCCTTTGTGACGCCCATGCTGGCCTGCCTGGAGTACATGTGCCGGGACGGTGGCCAGGTGGTGGTGCTCCTGCCCAGGCTGCGCATCCGGCACTGGTGGGAGGGCCTCCTGCATAACCAGACCGCCCTCCGCCTGCGCCCCTATCTGGAGAAGCAGCTGCGCGTACAGGTGGTGGAGGTGCCTGTCTCCCTCGGGGAGGCCCGCCGCTAG
- a CDS encoding transglycosylase domain-containing protein, translating to MRRGVQVRRWRQRRAVGHRQGASKAKLGAVLALLLLVGVLMAAGGAGAAYAIYQLYADDLVPPTAIIAQRSWQGSTFYDRNGQFLYQAVDPLLGLHDPVPLSDISPYMIAATIAVEDASFYHNPGVNFRGLARAFLENFTPFGPGFLKGSGGSSLTQQLVRNLYISEEERFERKVQRKLKEIVLALEMKRLYDDDQILEWYLNQVFYGNNAYGVEAAAQRYFGKSARDLTLAEAALLAGIPQSPALYSPTNAENRERAEARRQQVLDLMLKHLDEVNQLPPLQQRGVVITPQEIEAAKRQSVQIKPGQFPIEAPHFVFFAQEQVVKMCKKGMFKPPKGISCDEVVYKGGLRIVTTLDLGLQRLGERVVNEELAAEVWCTRLGRRASREECYGGHNAAVVAIVPQTGEILAMVGSRDYFRDDIDGNVNIAVSPRSHGSAMKVFTYLTAFSRGWVPSTVVEDAPLTIGGHTVQNWDFKYQGRITVRKALAESVNTAAVRTVLAMGDEAVVRTAITMGLTCLGYEQCRGLTKERVNENCGPVVTLGACEVKLLDMTFAFATLANNGLMVGMPTVENLPSGFRTLDPAAVLRIEDGEGRVLYTHEPRSEQVIRPAFAYMITDILYKDAIHWSGLTIDRPAASKTGTQDRFQDNVVMGYTPDLAVGVWMGNADGTPMAQGAFSFAGAGPIWRAFMEKAHNYLGLPPRSFRVPGDVVFAECQGRQEVFAARVPVSKGGICPSPTGGAPPEVTPTPTPMPSPSPLPSPTPTPTPTPTRTPTPTATPTLTPTPTPTPTPTPG from the coding sequence ATGAGGCGGGGAGTGCAGGTACGGCGGTGGCGGCAGCGGCGGGCGGTGGGCCATCGCCAGGGGGCTAGCAAGGCCAAGCTAGGGGCGGTTTTGGCTTTGCTCCTGCTGGTGGGGGTCCTCATGGCCGCCGGAGGGGCGGGGGCAGCCTATGCCATATACCAGCTCTATGCCGATGATCTGGTGCCTCCCACGGCCATTATCGCCCAGAGGTCGTGGCAGGGCAGCACCTTCTACGACCGCAACGGCCAGTTCTTGTACCAAGCGGTGGACCCCCTGCTAGGCCTCCACGACCCGGTGCCTCTCTCGGACATCTCGCCCTACATGATCGCTGCCACCATCGCTGTGGAGGACGCCAGCTTCTACCACAATCCTGGGGTCAACTTCCGCGGCCTGGCCAGGGCCTTCCTGGAGAACTTTACCCCCTTCGGGCCAGGGTTCCTCAAAGGGAGTGGCGGCAGCTCCCTTACTCAGCAGCTAGTGCGTAATCTCTACATCAGCGAGGAGGAGAGGTTTGAGAGGAAGGTTCAACGCAAGCTAAAGGAGATAGTGCTGGCCCTGGAGATGAAGCGCCTCTACGACGATGACCAGATCCTAGAGTGGTACCTGAACCAGGTCTTCTACGGCAACAACGCCTATGGGGTGGAGGCGGCCGCCCAGCGCTATTTTGGCAAGTCGGCCCGCGACCTCACCCTGGCCGAGGCGGCCCTTTTGGCCGGCATACCCCAGTCGCCTGCCCTCTATTCCCCCACGAATGCCGAGAACCGGGAGCGAGCCGAGGCCCGCCGCCAGCAGGTCCTAGATCTCATGCTGAAGCACCTGGACGAGGTCAATCAGCTCCCGCCCCTTCAGCAAAGGGGTGTGGTCATCACCCCTCAGGAGATCGAGGCCGCCAAGCGTCAGTCGGTGCAGATAAAGCCCGGCCAGTTCCCCATCGAGGCCCCCCACTTCGTTTTCTTCGCTCAGGAGCAGGTGGTGAAGATGTGCAAGAAGGGGATGTTCAAGCCCCCCAAGGGCATCAGCTGCGATGAGGTGGTCTACAAGGGGGGGCTGCGCATCGTCACCACCCTGGACCTGGGGCTACAGCGTCTCGGTGAGCGGGTGGTCAACGAGGAGCTGGCGGCCGAAGTATGGTGTACGCGCCTGGGGCGCAGGGCCTCCCGGGAGGAGTGCTACGGCGGGCACAACGCTGCTGTGGTGGCCATCGTCCCTCAGACGGGGGAGATATTGGCCATGGTGGGCTCCCGCGACTACTTCCGGGATGACATCGATGGCAACGTGAACATCGCCGTCTCCCCCAGGTCCCACGGCTCGGCCATGAAAGTCTTCACATATCTTACTGCCTTCTCACGGGGATGGGTCCCCTCTACCGTCGTCGAAGATGCCCCCCTTACCATCGGCGGCCACACTGTCCAGAACTGGGACTTCAAGTATCAGGGGCGCATCACGGTGCGCAAGGCCTTGGCGGAGTCGGTGAACACGGCGGCTGTGCGCACGGTCCTGGCCATGGGCGACGAAGCCGTCGTCCGCACTGCCATCACTATGGGCCTCACTTGCCTGGGCTATGAGCAGTGTCGGGGCCTCACCAAGGAGAGGGTGAACGAGAACTGCGGGCCGGTGGTCACCCTGGGAGCTTGCGAGGTGAAGCTTCTGGACATGACCTTCGCCTTTGCCACCCTGGCCAATAACGGCCTCATGGTGGGGATGCCCACTGTGGAGAATCTGCCCAGTGGGTTCCGCACCTTGGATCCAGCGGCCGTCCTGCGCATCGAGGACGGGGAGGGGAGGGTGCTATACACCCACGAGCCGCGCAGCGAGCAGGTGATACGGCCTGCCTTCGCCTACATGATCACCGACATCCTCTATAAGGACGCCATCCATTGGTCGGGGCTCACCATCGACCGGCCGGCAGCCAGCAAGACGGGCACCCAGGACCGTTTCCAGGACAACGTGGTGATGGGTTACACCCCTGACCTGGCGGTGGGGGTATGGATGGGCAACGCCGATGGCACACCCATGGCCCAAGGGGCTTTCAGCTTCGCGGGGGCGGGGCCCATCTGGCGGGCTTTCATGGAGAAGGCGCACAACTACCTAGGCCTGCCGCCCCGTTCCTTCCGCGTGCCGGGCGATGTCGTTTTCGCCGAGTGTCAGGGCAGGCAGGAGGTATTTGCCGCCAGGGTCCCTGTGAGCAAGGGGGGGATATGTCCATCCCCCACTGGAGGGGCGCCGCCCGAGGTGACCCCCACCCCCACTCCCATGCCCAGCCCTTCACCCCTTCCCAGCCCCACGCCCACACCCACTCCCACACCCACACGCACACCCACGCCCACGGCCACTCCCACACTTACGCCCACGCCCACCCCCACTCCCACGCCCACCCCTGGCTGA
- a CDS encoding class I SAM-dependent methyltransferase, with translation MKARARGAWGQEMWCTSLGHPSYIWTAGLERRLRMVLRYVPLAGRRILDVGCGIGAFVRRLRLLSPYVWGVDVDAQRVRAGAKKVDGLALAVGEHLPFKDEVFHVVLLHEVLEHVQDDAATLRECWRVVVPGGHIVIFTPNRLYPFETHGVYLGRRYIFGNIPLVNYLPDGLRRHLVPHARAYTTSSLRRLWRDLNVQVVVHTQVFPGFDHAIARWGVVGRALRRLQALEATPLRILGLSHFVILKRTA, from the coding sequence ATGAAGGCTAGAGCGAGAGGAGCTTGGGGCCAGGAGATGTGGTGCACCTCCCTTGGGCACCCCAGCTACATATGGACGGCAGGGCTGGAGCGCCGCCTGCGGATGGTGCTGCGTTATGTGCCCCTGGCTGGCAGGCGCATCCTGGACGTGGGGTGTGGCATCGGCGCCTTTGTGCGGCGTCTGCGCCTCCTCTCCCCCTACGTCTGGGGAGTGGACGTGGATGCCCAGCGGGTGCGAGCGGGGGCCAAGAAGGTGGACGGGCTGGCGCTGGCCGTGGGTGAGCACCTCCCCTTCAAGGACGAGGTCTTCCATGTGGTCCTTTTGCACGAGGTGCTGGAGCACGTCCAGGACGATGCCGCCACCCTGCGGGAGTGTTGGCGGGTGGTGGTGCCCGGAGGGCACATCGTCATCTTCACCCCCAACCGGTTATATCCCTTTGAGACGCACGGCGTCTATTTAGGGCGGCGCTATATCTTTGGCAACATACCTCTGGTGAATTATCTGCCCGACGGGTTGCGGCGCCACCTGGTCCCTCACGCCCGGGCCTATACCACCAGCTCCTTGAGACGCCTGTGGCGCGACCTCAATGTGCAGGTGGTGGTGCATACCCAGGTGTTCCCCGGCTTCGACCACGCTATCGCCCGGTGGGGGGTTGTGGGGAGGGCGTTGCGGCGCCTGCAGGCCCTAGAGGCCACCCCCCTGCGCATCTTGGGGCTCTCCCACTTCGTTATCCTTAAGAGGACGGCATGA
- the gatC gene encoding Asp-tRNA(Asn)/Glu-tRNA(Gln) amidotransferase subunit GatC — MPLSREEVQHLALLVRLGLSEEEVETFRHQLSQVLDHFRILQELDTTDVPPTAHVLPLTNVMRDDVPAPSLPVEEVLANAPQREGDYFRVRAVLEE; from the coding sequence ATGCCCCTGAGCCGTGAGGAAGTGCAGCATCTGGCCCTCCTGGTACGCCTGGGCCTTAGTGAGGAGGAGGTGGAGACCTTCCGTCATCAGCTGTCGCAGGTGCTGGATCACTTCCGCATCCTTCAGGAGCTGGACACCACGGACGTGCCGCCCACAGCCCACGTCCTGCCCCTCACCAACGTCATGCGCGACGATGTCCCTGCCCCTTCCCTGCCGGTGGAGGAGGTACTGGCCAACGCCCCCCAACGGGAGGGGGATTATTTCCGCGTGCGGGCCGTCCTCGAGGAGTGA
- the gatA gene encoding Asp-tRNA(Asn)/Glu-tRNA(Gln) amidotransferase subunit GatA yields the protein MSEPLYALTIHEAAELLRRREITSLELTESVLHRIQETEPHLNAFITITADLALAQARQADERLERGEAHPLTGVPAAIKDIICTKGVRTTCGSHMLENYIPPYDATAIERLRRVGMVMVGKTNMDEFAMGSSGENSAFGPTHNPWDLERVPGGSSSGSAAAVAAQQCIYSLGSDTGGSIRQPAALCGVVGFKPTYGRVSRYGLVAFASSLDQIGPITKDVRDAALVLGVIAGHDPLDSTSAPVAVPDYTAALVPDLKGVRVGVPKEYLGEGLDKGSREAVMAAIGVLQELGAEVDWEVSLPTTPYALACYYIIAPSEASANLARYDGVKYGFSYTEGASMWENMEKTRQYGFGMEVKRRIMLGAYALSAGYYDAYYLKALRVRTLICREFEAAFQSHDVLVTPVSPTPAFRLGEKVHDPLQMYLSDIFTIPINIAGLPAISVPCGFSQGLPVGLQIIGRPFEEATVLRVAYAYEQATPWHNRRPPL from the coding sequence GTGAGCGAGCCCCTCTACGCCCTCACCATCCATGAGGCTGCTGAGCTATTGCGCCGCCGAGAGATCACCTCCCTGGAGCTCACTGAATCTGTTTTGCACCGTATCCAGGAGACGGAGCCCCATCTCAATGCTTTTATCACTATCACCGCCGACCTAGCCCTGGCCCAGGCACGCCAAGCTGATGAGCGGCTAGAGCGGGGCGAGGCCCATCCCCTGACAGGGGTGCCAGCGGCCATCAAGGACATCATCTGCACTAAGGGCGTCCGCACCACCTGCGGCTCCCATATGCTGGAGAACTACATCCCCCCATATGACGCCACAGCCATAGAGAGGCTGCGCCGGGTGGGTATGGTCATGGTGGGCAAGACCAACATGGACGAGTTCGCCATGGGCTCCTCGGGGGAGAACTCGGCCTTCGGGCCCACCCATAACCCCTGGGACCTGGAGCGGGTCCCCGGCGGCTCTTCCTCCGGCTCGGCGGCGGCGGTGGCCGCCCAGCAGTGCATCTACTCCCTAGGCAGCGATACAGGCGGCAGCATCCGCCAACCGGCGGCCCTGTGCGGCGTGGTGGGGTTCAAGCCCACCTACGGACGTGTCTCCCGTTATGGGCTGGTGGCCTTCGCCTCCTCCCTAGACCAGATCGGCCCCATCACGAAAGATGTGCGGGACGCCGCCCTGGTCCTAGGGGTCATCGCTGGCCATGACCCCCTCGACTCCACCTCCGCCCCCGTGGCAGTCCCTGACTACACCGCGGCCCTGGTCCCTGACCTTAAGGGGGTCCGTGTGGGAGTGCCCAAGGAGTACCTGGGTGAGGGACTAGATAAAGGATCGCGGGAGGCCGTCATGGCGGCCATAGGCGTCTTGCAGGAGCTGGGGGCGGAGGTAGACTGGGAGGTCTCCCTTCCTACCACCCCTTATGCCCTGGCCTGCTACTATATCATCGCCCCCAGCGAGGCCTCGGCCAACCTGGCCCGATACGACGGGGTCAAGTACGGTTTCTCTTACACCGAGGGCGCCTCCATGTGGGAGAATATGGAAAAGACACGTCAGTACGGGTTCGGCATGGAGGTGAAGCGGCGCATCATGCTGGGGGCCTATGCCCTCTCCGCCGGCTACTACGATGCCTACTATCTGAAGGCCCTCAGGGTGCGGACCCTCATCTGCCGTGAATTTGAGGCCGCCTTCCAAAGCCATGACGTGCTGGTGACCCCCGTCTCCCCCACCCCAGCCTTCCGCCTGGGGGAGAAGGTTCACGACCCCCTGCAGATGTATCTGAGCGATATCTTCACCATCCCCATCAACATCGCCGGGCTGCCGGCCATCTCTGTGCCCTGTGGGTTCAGCCAGGGCCTGCCTGTGGGGCTGCAGATCATCGGCCGCCCCTTTGAGGAGGCCACCGTCCTGCGGGTAGCCTACGCCTACGAGCAGGCCACCCCCTGGCACAACAGGAGGCCTCCCCTATGA
- a CDS encoding MOSC domain-containing protein produces MSASGLGKVVAVCLSPHPGIPKYPQERVTVGPWGIVGDYHARPHTVHPRWDGTRPNRRQVSIVAREVYAELERALGIKVPPGGFAENVLVQGLGDLSHLQPGQRLLFSSGVVLEVTAQNIPCKNLAVYHPQVPKLVYGRRGVVAVVVTTGTISPGDLVRIGP; encoded by the coding sequence ATGAGCGCATCGGGCCTGGGCAAGGTGGTGGCCGTCTGCCTGAGCCCCCACCCGGGCATACCCAAATACCCACAGGAGCGGGTGACGGTGGGGCCCTGGGGCATCGTGGGCGATTATCACGCCCGTCCCCACACCGTACACCCGCGCTGGGACGGAACGCGTCCCAACCGACGGCAGGTCAGCATCGTCGCTCGGGAAGTATACGCGGAGCTGGAGAGGGCCCTGGGCATAAAGGTGCCTCCTGGGGGTTTCGCCGAAAACGTATTGGTGCAAGGCCTGGGCGACCTCTCCCACCTCCAGCCCGGCCAGCGCTTGCTCTTTTCCTCCGGTGTCGTGCTGGAGGTCACAGCCCAGAACATCCCCTGCAAGAACCTCGCCGTCTACCATCCCCAGGTCCCCAAGCTAGTCTACGGCCGGCGGGGGGTGGTGGCGGTGGTCGTGACCACGGGCACCATCTCCCCTGGCGACCTGGTGAGGATAGGGCCATGA